The following are encoded together in the Phaseolus vulgaris cultivar G19833 chromosome 9, P. vulgaris v2.0, whole genome shotgun sequence genome:
- the LOC137823007 gene encoding uncharacterized protein: protein MASSSLNPKSHSHGRSNSLPSRPHPLIIKCNEHLDSLRASKATTFSSLVLSHKIRCLQDLIECVENLTHLPLTQDVLLHERQENWVDELLDGSLRLLDVCSAAKDALLHTKECARELHSIIRRKRGGEVELTAEAKKFLTSRKVVKKAISKAFANLNGTSKSCNISSTTNKDHQTVALITLLQDTEVATLSTFQTLLQFISGSTQTKSNSWLSISKMIQPKRVSCSEVADESEFAQVDAALQSFVFAKTCKFEETNNLQSHLEKMESCIQDFEEGLEFLFRRLIKIRVSLLNVLNH from the coding sequence ATGGCATCCTCTTCCTTGAACCCAAAATCCCATTCCCATGGTCGCTCAAATAGCTTGCCGTCTAGACCACACCCTCTCATTATAAAATGCAATGAGCACTTGGACAGCTTAAGGGCTTCCAAAGCAACCACCTTTTCCTCATTGGTTCTTAGCCATAAGATAAGATGCTTGCAAGATCTGATTGAGTGTGTTGAAAATTTGACCCATCTTCCCCTCACTCAAGATGTCCTTCTCCATGAGCGTCAAGAGAATTGGGTAGATGAGCTTTTGGATGGATCCTTAAGGCTCTTAGATGTGTGTAGTGCCGCCAAAGATGCTTTACTGCACACAAAAGAATGCGCACGTGAGCTTCATTCCATCATAAGAAGGAAGAGGGGTGGTGAAGTGGAGTTGACAGCAGAGGCTAAGAAATTCTTGACATCTAGAAAGGTGGTGAAAAAGGCCATCTCCAAAGCCTTCGCAAATTTGAACGGCACTTCAAAGAGTTGCAACATCTCATCCACCACAAACAAAGATCACCAAACAGTGGCTTTGATTACCTTATTACAAGACACAGAAGTGGCAACACTATCAACATTTCAGACACTGTTGCAATTTATCTCAGGGTCAACACAAACGAAGTCAAATAGCTGGCTTTCAATTTCAAAGATGATTCAGCCAAAAAGAGTGAGTTGCTCGGAAGTGGCAGATGAAAGTGAATTTGCCCAAGTGGATGCAGCATTGCAGTCCTTTGTTTTTGCCAAGACATGCAAATTTGAAGAAACAAACAATCTGCAAAGCCATTTGGAGAAAATGGAGTCCTGCATTCAAGACTTTGAAGAAGGACTCGAGTTTCTATTTAGGCGACTGATCAAAATCAGAGTTTCCCTTCTTAATGTCCTTAACCACTAG